Proteins found in one Macaca nemestrina isolate mMacNem1 chromosome 4, mMacNem.hap1, whole genome shotgun sequence genomic segment:
- the LOC105475647 gene encoding caveolin-2 isoform X2 yields MGLETEKADVQLFMDDDSYSHHSGLEYADPEKFADSAQDRDPHRLNSHLKDFNAFCKDLPNGSAFSADNMEECDRCFHCSIVYKRRTKLLFCQPATEPGLSTWTPGLEIRIL; encoded by the exons ATGGGACTGGAGACGGAGAAGGCGGACGTGCAGCTCTTCATGGACGACGACTCCTACAGCCACCACAGCGGCCTCGAGTATGCCGACCCCGAGAAGTTCGCGGACTCGGCCCAGGACCGGGATCCCCACCGGCTCAACTCACATCTCAAG GATTTTAATGCCTTTTGTAAAGACCTGCCTAATGGTTCTGCCTTCAGTGCAGACAATATGGAAGAGTGTGACAGATGTTTTCATTGCTCCATTGTGTACAAGCGTAGGACGAAGCTTCTCTTCTGTCAGCCTGCAACTGAGCCAGGACTGAGTACTTGGACCCCAGGTCTGGAGATTCGGATACTGTAA
- the LOC105475647 gene encoding caveolin-2 isoform X1, with translation MGLETEKADVQLFMDDDSYSHHSGLEYADPEKFADSAQDRDPHRLNSHLKLGFEDVIAEPVTTHSFDKVWICSHALFEISKYVMYKFLTVFLAIPLAFIAGILFATLSCLHIWILMPFVKTCLMVLPSVQTIWKSVTDVFIAPLCTSVGRSFSSVSLQLSQD, from the exons ATGGGACTGGAGACGGAGAAGGCGGACGTGCAGCTCTTCATGGACGACGACTCCTACAGCCACCACAGCGGCCTCGAGTATGCCGACCCCGAGAAGTTCGCGGACTCGGCCCAGGACCGGGATCCCCACCGGCTCAACTCACATCTCAAG CTGGGCTTCGAGGATGTGATCGCAGAGCCGGTGACTACGCACTCCTTTGACAAAGTGTGGATCTGCAGCCATGCCCTCTTTGAAATCAGCAAATACGTAATGTACAAGTTCCTGACGGTGTTCCTGGCCATTCCCCTGGCCTTCATTGCGGGAATTCTCTTTGCCACCCTCAGCTGTCTGCACATCTG GATTTTAATGCCTTTTGTAAAGACCTGCCTAATGGTTCTGCCTTCAGTGCAGACAATATGGAAGAGTGTGACAGATGTTTTCATTGCTCCATTGTGTACAAGCGTAGGACGAAGCTTCTCTTCTGTCAGCCTGCAACTGAGCCAGGACTGA